The window tttatGAGACATcttcaaaacaatatatacagAGCACAAACTATAGGTTTGTTggtttgtaaaatgtattattatttgtaaaatgattCATTTAATCTTAGAAAATTTTTcatgaactaaataaaattttactgatGTATAATATACGCAATATGCTTCTTCAGAAAGtgtatagtcaacagcacatcatcCTACCCAAGTTTGAGGTTAATGCAGGATAActttatgtgctgttgactgtacagaaATGCATGCGCCACAAGCTCTGTCAAAAAGTATGATAGGAGAATCAGCTATATgcatcataaatatatttaaatgaaggATTTTTAATCGGATGGATgttggatttaaaaaattcgaCAAGAGAACACAAAGGATAGAAATGCGTGGAGCAAGTTAGGGGAAGCTTTTGACCAGCAGTTAATTAAacagttaataaaaatcatttgaattcaataaattatgcatATTTGTGACGAGAAAGGGTGCCTTTTAAAGGGAAGTCGCTTATAACATTACACTTTCTCATTTTTAATCCCCAACTACAAAGGAGGTTTTAAGTTTagcgtgtctgtgtatctgtatgtctgttcgtggcatcgtagcaacCAAACGGCtgatagattattttatttgaaagaaaatcttCTCTCTAATGAACCAGTGCAAAATGCGCCGGCCATAAAAACGAAATCGGCCGATCGTGGCACCATGCCGGATTGCTACACTGGTGgccctgggttcgatccccagtcaggtcaacatggaaaatgttttttttcagattgacttgggtcttggatatatatatataaacgtccaagacccAAGTATactgttatatgtataatgttacAGATAATAGtgttgttgagttagtatcccataacccaagtctcgaacttagtttggggctagctcaatctgtgtgatttgtcctaatatatttaattattttatttatacaattgttatttatctattgtgtctcgatCGTCCGAGATCGACGCAATGGATTAACAGGGAGTGTCCTTAGCTATGTTTGAAGAATGTTTGTTCAGTTAGCTGATGAGAGGATCCAAGCAACGTCAAATGTggaatttcttaaattttacagTTTCAATTCTAAAGTTTTAAGAGATATTATGTCGTAAGCGACTGCGCTCCAGGTACATTTTCTCGTGAAACGTCACAATTTtactcaataatattttatttaacaacgCGATTTGAGCAACTATCTTACCTATACTATGTTACAACATAAAAGCTATGAATAAATTCCGATTGGCAGTATTTAAAGcataatttgtgaaataaacaTCTATTATTGCCAagttataatcataataatctattattattataataaatacaaattattattattattattattataaatatattatttaatctgacAAAGATACATGAATCGTGGttttgatacaaataataatttatttacttaaaattgtttttcagcaaattgtaacataataaaaaattacaatcaaatttaaaataaaagttttctcgatggatacaaaaaatattctgtataAGACAACTTAATAAGAAATCATTCAtcttaattatgtaaaaaatattcgaatgAGTGaatgtcaacaaaaaaaatctcaaatgttatagaataatgtttttggttttaaataaattatctgtacatctcttcatagtcgtattcctcattgctgagggtcgtggtcattgcgtggaatgaaatacacataacgactttcaTGGCTCTAATAATggagtaggattcgaaactgggacctttcggttcccaggggcgtcttaatcattacaccaccaccgcttcaataaattataacagtgGAATAAAACTGAACTTATAttcttgttaatttaaaaccaCGAATCATAAATCTTTGTGAAACTTGtgcctatataaatatatacaaagtaTGTCTTTAGCtatcacaatttattatatttaaattacgaaaattaaattagaattgtacttataaaattattatattaaaattaatgtctatttaaaaatattatattactatacatattatacatataattattttctatataagcATGTCAATTTAATCTAGAACTAATATTaaaccgatttttttttcagtttacaattttaaaagtcaACTAGGTACGatttatgtgttttattttatttataatacaatttaatgtagcaattttttaaaatgttttatcataATCACACGTATTAAACTTCATCAGTTATAAATGCggatttctaataaaaatatattatattaacaaaattatctgTACAAGAGTGCGCTCGTAATGTTTTTAGAAATTACCTAAGCACCGTGACAATAACACTAAGGAATAACtgtaaaattgtgtaattgtacaaaaaaaaacagtggTTTTAACCTGATATACCAAACACGTATGTAGACTAACACACTAACAGACGTAAAGCATAAAAACGGTTGCTACTTCACACCCATAACAGTAAATTTCGCTCTAATTTAACAGTCTTGcgactttttttaatattcaccGTTATGGATTGCGTGTCGACGACACGGTATCGTGTATATGAAGAAAATCGAATACGTTTGGAAGCATTTGAAATGTGGTGCTGAAGTctgaattgataaaaatataaatgaggAAGTACTAGATGTAATAACAGAGAAGATATCATTTCTGTGGGTAATTGATACAAGACGAGGAATGTTTGGCCACCTACGGCACGATAACTTTGTGAAATTCCTGATTGAAGGAAAAGTCGAAGCTCGGATAGGGAAAGGAAAGCGACGAAGGGCATTTATAGAACAGTTGAAACGACAGACTGTTTAATTGAACAGGTCGTGTCGTATGTGGAAGTAAAATCGATGGTAACAGGTAAATGAAAACGGAGGATGCTCCACCGGTAACGTTAATAAATgcttgattgattgattgattgattgattgattgattgattgattgattgattgattgattgattgattgattgattgattgattgattgattgattgattgattgattgattgattgattgattgattgattgattgattgattgattgattgattgattgattgattgattgattgattgattgattgattgattgattgattgattgattgattgattgattgattgattgattgattgattgattgattgattgacgatgaagaagaaataacactgaaatatttttgctacAATTGAAAAGTTATAcctaaatagatatattttataggtgttagtatcaaataatatttttttaattgaaataaaagataaatgcTATCATTTTGGGgcatattttgtttgaaaatttctAATAACAATCTAatcttgtttaaaaaattatattcgattaattttttattcatgtataatttgtattcatttagttttacataatttatatttaaacaaataaaagttataattatactagTTTATATtaagcattaaaataaatatctatctgtaaatataatatattacaattatgaaaataattacaaaaacatatgtatgcgattaaattttacttgcgATTTTTAAAGCGTCTAAAACCCTCTTCTAAAATCGCCCGTCTGCTACACGAACTGCGCTGTTCCCGTATCCTTCCAACAGCTAAAACAACATGGCAGAGCGCACATGAGCGTGTTTTTGAACGCGTCTCGGAAATCGCGGTTGAAGTATGCGTATATCAATGGGTTTAGAGCCGAGTTGAAGTAGCCGATCCAGAATAGGACGCCGACGACGACTGAAGGCGTCTCGCAAGGCTCCCCGCAAACGTTCGTTGTGACGTACCtgtggaaatattttaattatgatatgGCGATGATAACAgtcaataaaaagttaaatatccAAAATCGAAAATGTATCTTTTAgtagccagtagtttgtataGCTTGTgtgaaataactatttaatataaaaattttacgtgGAAAaggtgcctgtgaaggtctaatttctgaataaataattttaattttgaattgaacatttttgaatttcaagtgtaactattaattttcaaaaagtccACTTATTACACAATgacagattaataaataatcttgttTATTTGCAACGGTTAAATTTTGGCTTAttctattaaatttgtatctattaaacacaatagataaacttttaataaaaatcgtaaCAAAATAAGTCTACAATATTTACTCAAATAGATTATGAGTTAATCATTTGAAATGTGAATTAAATCTAAGACAGATCTTGAACATAATGAAATCGCTTTCAAAAAAGGCAAGTCGCATAAGATACTTAAAAGTTTACCCAAAAAAGACCCTCCTGTCAAATTCTAAACTTTTCCGAGACAAAACTCAAACGTTAATCATATTTGGTACAGTTTGCATATCTGTCTGCCCTAACATTGGAACCTCGCCTTTATTACCACTTCTTAAGGACAATTTTAGTGTGACTTGACGTGCAGTCGCCTGTACATACGTGAGGGGAATTTTTTCCCATGTTATTACGTGTTAGCACCATGCATGTTAATGTTTTAAAGTAGCTTTAATTTTGAACGATACGATAAACTCGTGGGACGAAAAAATGCGATTATTTTCGCAagtgtagatattatattgtatgtttCTGTTTAACATTTGTCTTTTGTCATTGGAGGTAATTTttacccatggaattagttgGTACTCCGAATACTTACTTAATCTATGTTTCTACcctatatttcaaatatatttcaagtGTGCCATCCCAactatttctgttttattctactaaattatatattttttctaaattaatacctttttttttctatttatcgTCACCTGCCAGTTGCAAAATGTGGAAAGTTGTTTCAGCGGAGATCTATAAGCAATTCTCCGGTGTTGTCGACAAAATTAAACAGATTTTCTGTAAATAAGTCGTCAGGCGATTGGGACCCGGGATAGTGGTAGGTAGTATTAGCCCTGCAATAGAATCACCCCATGCCTCTCGTGGATATCGTGCTAGgcacaatatattataaatgactaGATGTTCCCGGGGTtagtctatagcaatcttggataatgtacctttctaatggttaaatttttttttaaatcgtttcggtagtttcggagattacccgcctcaaacatacaaactcacaaagtcacaaattcacaaacgcctatctctttataataattgtgtagaaaaatattattggagAACTAAAAAGTTGCTATTTGAATATTCGCATTTCCATAGAGGGTTGACATCGCGCTAGTGGCAAATCATAAAATGAGcgtcgaatcttcaaaattttaatgttcttaTGTTAACACGCGagaatgaaagagagagatagagagagcTATAAGTGACAGGACTTACCAAAGAAAAAATGGCAGCCAACACAGCAAGAAAGCGCCAACAATGATGCCCAGAGTCCTGGCTGCCTTGTGCTCGGCTCGCCAAGACTTGCCAGCAACACGAAGACTTGCACCTggttacaataaaaacatttacactATCAATAATGCTTTGAAcacatactattattatattataggattaggtactatattttcatgtccagtagattttgcgtgaaagagtaacaaacatacatacgttTAATCCACTCctccattataatattaacaggaTAGGATTAAATACTACAAATTATTGTTCCTACCATTGAATCCAACAATTAAATCCAACAAACGACGAAGAGTTTAATAAAGTTCTCCATTACCAAAGTGAACGTCGAGTTTCGTTTCGAAATaacgaaattttattaaatttatttacgacGAATGAGCTTGAAATCACAACATTAATTTCGCTTTCAAATGCGCGAATTTAAGCAGTTAATATTTGATAACTTTGGCTTCGGAACTTTCGCATTAAGttctattaattttgaagttaATGCATTAACTGGAGTTGTCAGTTTGATGTGTTTTAGTGCTGCATGACAGAATTAATCTAATTTTCTTAGTTCACATGGAttaaaacatagataaaagaaatatattaattttatctataaataaataaattaatatattaggacaaatcacacagattgagccagccccaaagtaagttctagacttgtgttatgggatactaactcaacgatactatattttataacaaatacataattatatagataaacatccaagtctcgggccaatcagaaaaatatcattttccatcatgacccgaccggggatcgaacccgggacctctcggtccagtggcaagaactttaccagaGCGCCACCGAGGAATGGAGCGAAATACAGGCCAAAGATAAGAAGAACTCGTGATAAGTAGCTAAATGTGTGCTTTACAgaacatatatacaaaacgatatgtattgtatgttatATACAAGTATTCGTCCTTGTCACACATCACtacacagtataaaacaaagtcgctttctgTCTAtccttatgtatgcttagatctttataaCTAcataacggattttgatgcgggttttttaaataaatagtgtgatcattgaggaaggtttaggcgtataatttattaaggttttagcCGAGcaataattttcagaaaaatctgaaacacgtattcattaatttgttataaacaaccaaaatccaaatgtTCAAGTTACTATCTTCAAccgtgtagaactttcatattctacgtttttcacccctttcacccccctcggggtagaatttccaaaaatcctcttttagtgctcacctacactccccagaTAACCctcatgcaaaatttcagcttcctacgcttAGTTGTTTCGGCTGTacattgtctgtcagtcagtcactcagtaacgcaagagttttatatatacatatatagatttatcaCCTTTATATACTATACAATGCAGTAATTCCTACCACATAATGTTTATTAGGATATTGCTCCTTACGGAactaataggtagttaaaattaaatagatatatatataaattagataactatatttttccttGTTCTTACAAATTGGTAGATTGGAAAACAGAAATCGAATGATAGGAATGCAAAAACCAAAAAATCTAGATTtgtagtgcgcgcgcaggaatcaaatttaaattgtcatgTTCGATAGCGATACGATAGTGACGCGTCACTGGACGTGCCTAGTGTTGTGGTGTACTGGCGTAGACAGATATGGAGGCATGATATGCGTGTCCCTTATTTCCATAgattttgacactgacgtacGTTGACCTACGTCGAGTCtcaatacaatttctgcgttatCCATCGACGGATGCACGACTGAGCTGAACTGAGGACTGCGCTTTCAATGATCAAATTTGGACTACATGAGTACATTTTTTGTCGAGCgttaaatatgaaatgtttaCTCCGTTATTAGGCTTTCAGGCACTTAGGATTTAGCATAACGAAATTTATGAGAAAATCCAATTTTGTGTGGAAGAAACTGAGTGAGCAAATATGTGAATTTAATATCTCAGATCTTCGGAGACCTTATAATACAATGTAAATGTTTGATAAAAGCTcagagaatatttttaaaatttgataatgaATACCGCTTCAAACAAATGGACtcaaaagttgtaaaaaatgCAAGTAATTTGCTGTCGATAGAACAATATTTTAGAGCACGAAATGAGgtaattttttctaattattattaactttgtATCTCGTGTAAAAACTATTTGTAGTAAGACGCTACGCAACTTctataaaaacttgaaataaacaGATATTTTACCTTGTGCATTGAGCTCAGTAGCAGCCTTTGCTAAATCCCTGGAAGCCACAGCCGAAGAACAACTTGGTCTCCATCCAGTTGGAGGTTGTCCACTTGATGACCTCTTGTTGGACCCACCAGAACAATACCCAGAACTTGCCGTATCACAACTCACATTAACCGACTTCCTGGGACTAGCCTCTTTACTAGGGCAAATATCACCAATGGACATCACAACTTCCCCCCCTAATTCAGTCTCTTCAGGCCCAACCTCTGTAAAAGTACTATAATTTGGACTAATATCTGATGGTCTTCTATCAGGGTGGAGGTAATGAGAATGGTGGGCAGAATGCGAAGTATGCTTTATATGAACAGagtttaacaatatattagaTGAAGTCCTAGTCAACGCTTCTCTTTGTCTTATTGCTTCTCTAAATATCCTACAGTACATAGATATCATAACCACGCTTGGTATCCAAAAGGAGACGCTAGAGGAAACTATAGCGTAAACCATATTTACTTTGAAGATGCAGACGTCCGGATGGGCTTTTCTGTATTGTCTGTGGTGCTCTGTCGTATACCAGCCCATGAAAATCGGGACGAAGCTGATAAAAGCCGGCCAAAGCCAGACATTTGCCAGCATGAAACAGACAGTTCTGTGTGTCATAGTGACGGGGTATTCCAAAGGTCTGACGATGGCATAGTATCTGTCAACAGAAATGCAACAGAGATGAAGGATTGAAGCGCTAGAGAAATATACATCTAAAGAGTTGTAGATGTCACAGACTAAGGGTCCGAAGAGCCAGTCATCAGTGAGTTCTGAGCTGGCGTTGAAGGTCATCGCGCATAGGGCGACGAGCATATCAGCGACGGCCAAGCTGACGACGTAGTAATTTGTGAGAACGCGCAGTTTTCTGTGACGGTGGACTGAGATGATGACCAGTGCGTTGCCGAGTAGTGCTCCGAGAATGATTGTCGTGAAGACCAGCCCTGTTGGGAAAAGGGAGAAGTTTTAGTACGGATTATTTATGTGTGATTGTCGACGGAGATGTATGTGACATTATTGACATGATCAAGCAAAACTGAATTTTCTGATTTAATTGCTTTGGTTTAgtcctattttttaaaaaatagctataacatgtcccactgctgggcaaaagcctcccctctcTCTTTCCACGTGTTCTTTTCTTTGGCCTTCTTCATCCAATGTCTGTCGAATGCCCTTAGCTCATCCGACCATCTAGACCTATGCCTACCTAGCTTTCTATACCCGTCAGTTGGAATCCAGGTTGTAAGAATGTGGGTCCATCTCTCAGGCTGCATACGGCAAACGTGACCCCCTCAGTTCCACTTTAGCCTAGCCGCCGCTTCTCCTATATCTGTCAGTTTTGTGATAGAACGCAGCATAGTGTTTCGAACTCGATCAGTTAATTTAACACCTAATATACTGCGCTCTATGGCTCGCTGGCATACCTTGAGCTTGAACCGCTGCTTTGGAGATAGTGACCATGATTTGGCGCCATAGATTAGGACGGACAATATGCACATGTCAACAAGTTTCTTCTTGAGGCACGTTGGAAGATTGCCCTTTAGCAGTTCCTTCATCGACCAGAAACTCTTCCATGCATTTTCAACTCTGTGGTCGATTTCTTTATCTTGCTGATCGATGAACGAGACTACTTGACCCAGGTATGTGTACTCGTTGACATATTGCATGTCTTGCCCATCTACCGTTACCCTTGTTTATCGCCTTTGGTCATGAGCTTAGTTTTCGACTGGTTCATTTTCAGTCCCACTTGAAGGCTCGCCATGCTCAGGTCTTGGAGCATCCCTTCGAGCTCAGATGCGGAATTAGCAAATAGGATAATGTCGTCAGCGAAACGAAAATTAGTAAATCTTTTCTCGCCGACTGTAATGTCATTAGACTTCTATGTTTGATCTAGCGTTTTAAACACTTCTTCGAGTGCGCTAGCGAACAGTTTTGGGGAGAGCGGGTCACCTTGCTTAATTGGGAAAGATGGACCTTGAGACTGCAATTTAATATCGGCTGTGCTAGTTCCATAAATGATGAGattgatatatatttcttcaatattttgattttgtagagccgaaaatatagatttttggaATAAACTGTCGAATGCCTTTGAATAACCTACAAAAGCCAGATATAGGGGTTTAATGAACTCTGTGTGCTTTTCTGTTATCGGGAGTTTGGTGGTTATTAAGTGTATGTCTATTAAGTCTATATCTACTTTTAAGTGCtatgataaaaactttataaatgtGTGATATGAGGTTGATAGGGCGATAGTTTGATAAATCTAGTCCTATATGACGTGATAAATCAAAATGCAATCTCATTcaattatatctaaataactgttggtattaaattgttttttatataataccaaACAGGCATACACGCTTGTGGCGTGACCTGAT is drawn from Plodia interpunctella isolate USDA-ARS_2022_Savannah chromosome 24, ilPloInte3.2, whole genome shotgun sequence and contains these coding sequences:
- the LOC128680497 gene encoding octopamine receptor beta-3R-like isoform X1, whose product is MYNGTVFYGALRNEVEARGRGTEPAFLQELHSTLAPAAVPDHSTQHTLTLILKGLVFTTIILGALLGNALVIISVHRHRKLRVLTNYYVVSLAVADMLVALCAMTFNASSELTDDWLFGPLVCDIYNSLDVYFSSASILHLCCISVDRYYAIVRPLEYPVTMTHRTVCFMLANVWLWPAFISFVPIFMGWYTTEHHRQYRKAHPDVCIFKVNMVYAIVSSSVSFWIPSVVMISMYCRIFREAIRQREALTRTSSNILLNSVHIKHTSHSAHHSHYLHPDRRPSDISPNYSTFTEVGPEETELGGEVVMSIGDICPSKEASPRKSVNVSCDTASSGYCSGGSNKRSSSGQPPTGWRPSCSSAVASRDLAKAATELNAQGASLRVAGKSWRAEHKAARTLGIIVGAFLLCWLPFFLWYVTTNVCGEPCETPSVVVGVLFWIGYFNSALNPLIYAYFNRDFRDAFKNTLMCALPCCFSCWKDTGTAQFV
- the LOC128680497 gene encoding octopamine receptor beta-3R-like isoform X2 — protein: MLVALCAMTFNASSELTDDWLFGPLVCDIYNSLDVYFSSASILHLCCISVDRYYAIVRPLEYPVTMTHRTVCFMLANVWLWPAFISFVPIFMGWYTTEHHRQYRKAHPDVCIFKVNMVYAIVSSSVSFWIPSVVMISMYCRIFREAIRQREALTRTSSNILLNSVHIKHTSHSAHHSHYLHPDRRPSDISPNYSTFTEVGPEETELGGEVVMSIGDICPSKEASPRKSVNVSCDTASSGYCSGGSNKRSSSGQPPTGWRPSCSSAVASRDLAKAATELNAQGASLRVAGKSWRAEHKAARTLGIIVGAFLLCWLPFFLWYVTTNVCGEPCETPSVVVGVLFWIGYFNSALNPLIYAYFNRDFRDAFKNTLMCALPCCFSCWKDTGTAQFV